The window GTCGGCGCGCTCGGCGGCGGCAGCCTCGGCCAGCGGGCGCAGCTCGCCGTCGCCCGCGATGCGCAGCGGGCCGAGCGCCCCGTCCGGGTGCCGCCGCCAGGCGTCCAGCAGCAGGTCCAGCCCCTTCTCTGGGGAGAGCCGGGCCATGTAGAGGAAGCCGTCGCCGAGCGGCGCGGGCGTTCCCGGGTCGGGGATGCCGTTCGGCTTCACCACGATCCGCTCGGCGGGGATGCCGTAGTCGCGCAGGTGGTCGGCGACCGCCGAGGTGAGCGCGACGAAGCGGTCGACCGAGCGCCAGGTGCCCCGGTGCACAGCCAGCGTGGTCGCCATCAGGGCGCTCTGCGCCCGCGAGCCCCGGTAGCAGCGGTGCACGATCGCCGGCACCCCCAGGGCCCGGCCCCGGCAGTCCTGGCAGATCATCCCGTCCCGGAAGTAGAGCCCCGAGGAGCAGACCTGGCGGTAGTTGTGCACCGTCTGCACCACCGGCACGCCGTGCCGGTGCGCGGTCCGCACGATCCAGGGCGAGATCAGGGGGTACGGGTTGTGCAGGTGCAGCACGTCTGGCCGGTGCTCCGTGATGAGCCGGCTCAGGTCCTCCTGCGCGCGGGGCGCCCAGATCGGCGAGATCGGCAGCAGCGCCTTGGCCGACTTCGACATCGTCGGGATCTCGTCCGAGCTGCGGATGAACGGCAGCACCTCCACCCCGGCTGCGGTGAGCTGGGCGATCTCCGCGTCGACGATCGTGTTCTCACCGGAGGGCTGAGCCTCCCGGTACCGGTTGTGCGCCACCACGATTCTCACGGGAAAGAAGGCTACCGTTGGCTGGTGCCCGAACTACCGGAGGTTGAGGCGCTCACGGACTACCTGCGTGAGCGCGCGGTGGGGCGGCGGGTCGACCGGTTGGAGGTCGCCGCGATCAGCGCCCTGAAGACGTACGACCCGGCGCCGACCGCCGCCGCCGGGCGGACCGTGACGGACGCCCGCCGGCACGGCAAGTTCCTCGACGTGGTGCTCGACGGCGACCTGCACCTGGTGGTCCACCTGGCCCGGGCGGGCTGGCTGCACTACCGGGAGGCGTTTCCGTCCGCCGCCCCGCTGCGCCCCGGCAAGGGCCCGATCGCGCTGCGGGTACGCCTCGACGACGGTTCCGGCTTCGACCTGACCGAGGCCGGCACCCAGAAGAGCCTCGCCGTCTACCTGGTCACCGACCCGCAGGCGGTGCCCGGGGTGGCCCGGCTCGGCCCCGACGCGTTCGCCGCCGACCTGGCCACCTTCACCGAGCGGATGCGCAGCCGCAAGGGCCAGGTCAAGGGGGTGCTCACCGACCAGACGGTGCTGGCCGGCGTCGGCAACGCGTACTCCGACGAGATCCTGCACGCGGCGAAGCTGTCCCCGTTCGCGATCACCAGCCGGCTGACCGACGACCAGTTGGCGACCCTGCACGGGGCGACGCGGGAGGTGCTCGGCGACGCGGTGCGCCGGTCGGTCGGGCAGAAGGCGGCCGAGCTGAAGGGCGAGAAGCGCTCGGGGCTGAAGGTGCACGCCCGGACGGGGCAGCCCTGCCCGGTCTGC is drawn from Micromonospora sp. NBC_01740 and contains these coding sequences:
- a CDS encoding glycosyltransferase, with protein sequence MRIVVAHNRYREAQPSGENTIVDAEIAQLTAAGVEVLPFIRSSDEIPTMSKSAKALLPISPIWAPRAQEDLSRLITEHRPDVLHLHNPYPLISPWIVRTAHRHGVPVVQTVHNYRQVCSSGLYFRDGMICQDCRGRALGVPAIVHRCYRGSRAQSALMATTLAVHRGTWRSVDRFVALTSAVADHLRDYGIPAERIVVKPNGIPDPGTPAPLGDGFLYMARLSPEKGLDLLLDAWRRHPDGALGPLRIAGDGELRPLAEAAAAERADVTYLGPLDRAGVRAAVEASAVIIAASTWHDVLPTVIIEAFAAGRPVLGTALGGIPYLVGADAPREPAGTGPAAVATAVPGEGRVALPAGVQAGEAGWVVPPEPAAMAAALPVARAGAATLAPAARARYERTFHPDVVTKRLLDVYAGVARRH
- a CDS encoding Fpg/Nei family DNA glycosylase; amino-acid sequence: MPELPEVEALTDYLRERAVGRRVDRLEVAAISALKTYDPAPTAAAGRTVTDARRHGKFLDVVLDGDLHLVVHLARAGWLHYREAFPSAAPLRPGKGPIALRVRLDDGSGFDLTEAGTQKSLAVYLVTDPQAVPGVARLGPDAFAADLATFTERMRSRKGQVKGVLTDQTVLAGVGNAYSDEILHAAKLSPFAITSRLTDDQLATLHGATREVLGDAVRRSVGQKAAELKGEKRSGLKVHARTGQPCPVCGDTVREVSFADSSLQYCATCQTGGKPLADRRLSRLVR